CTGCTCAGCCTCAACGCCTGACCCCCGAACTCCCGGCCCCCGGCCGCCCCGAACTCCCGGCCGCCCCGAACTCCCGGCCGCCCCGAACTCCCGGCCGCCCCGAACTCCCGGGCCCCCGAATTCCCCGGCCCTCGAATCCCGGCGCCTCGGGCCCCGGCCTCCCGGCCCTCCGCCCGGGTCCCCTGAACTCCCGGGCCCCGCACTCTCAGGCCCGCCCCCGGCGGTTCCCGTCCCCCCCGGCGGTTCCCGCACCTACCCGCCCCCGGCCGGTGCCCCCGGCCGGTGCGCCCGGCCCGGCCCCTGCGGCGGGGCACCCTGCCCCGCACGTCCGCGCGGCGGTACCGGACGCTTCCGGTACCGCCGCGCGGACGTGTCAGGTCACCGTGCGGGCGGCGGCGGTGAGCCGTCGGCCCACAGCAGCCGGAACGCCAGCAGGTTCAGCCGCCAGCCCTCGGGGGTGCGGCGGGCCTCGCCGTTGACGAACGTGCCCGTCGCGAAGAGCGGGGGCAGGCTGCCCTGGGGGAGTGCGTGGTGCGCGTGGTGCACGTGGGTGGAGATCAGGTTCGCCCGCAGCGTGGCGCGTGGCCCGTCCAGTTCGACCACGGCCGGGGAGCCCAGGTGCTGGGTCGCCGCGAACGCCGACAGCGCCGAGCGGTGGTAGGCGGCCATGCCGTCGGCGCCCTGGTGCCGGCTGACCGGGAACGCCACGACCGCGTCGTCGGTGAACAGGCCCGCGGTCCAGGCGTCGTCGAGTTCCTCGTCGTCCAGCGAGAGCAGGTACCGGTGCAGCAGGCCGGCGATCTCGGCGCGCGCGCCGGAACCGGAACCGGAGCCGGAGCCGGAGCCGGCTCCGGTGGCGGGCTGATCGTTCGTCACAGTGGAGGTCATTGTTCGAGAATGCCGTCATCCGGCTTCTGCGGGGCAAGACCGTCTGTCGAAGCTCTGACGTACCGGACGTTTTTCTGCCGTTCGCTGCACAAGACCTGTAATAACGCCTATTTACGCCCGCCGTTTTCTCTCTCCATACTGGCGGAACACCAGTGAGAAGAGGGCAGATGGAATTCTACGATTCGGACGTCGTTGTCGTGGGAGCCGGTCCCACCGGTCTTATGCTCGCAGGTGAATTGAGGCTTGCTGGAGTTTCGGTGGTGGTCCTGGACAAACTCGCCGAGCCGATTAAGGAATCCCGGGCGCTGGGATTTTCGGCACGGACCATCGAGGAGTTCGCGCAGCGCGGCCTCATGGACCGGTTCGGTGAGGTCGGAGTCATCCCGGTCGGCCACTTCGGCGGCGTACCGCTCGACTACCAGGTGATCGAGGGCGGTTCGTACGGGGCGCGCGGCATTCCGCAGGCCCGCACCGAAGGCATCCTGGGCGGCTGGGCGCGCGAGCTGGGCGCCGAGGTCCGCCGCGGGTACGAGGTCACCGCGATCGAGGACACCGGCACTTCGGTGACCGTCGAGGCCGCCGGCGCCGACGGCTCTCCCCTTTCCCTGCGCGCCCGCTACGTCGTGGGCTGCGACGGTGCCCGCAGCAGCGTGCGCAAGCTCGCCGGCATCGACTTCCCCGGCACCGAGCCGGCGATCGAGCTGCGTTTCGCGGACGTGGCCGGAGTGCAGCTGCGGCCCCGTTTCAGCGGCGAGCGGGTCCCCGGCGGCATGGTCATGGTCCTGCCGATGGGCCCCGACCGCTGCCGCGTCATCTACTTCGACAGCTCCCAGCCGCTGCGCACCGCCCCGGAGGCGATCACCTTCGAGGAGGTCGCGGACAGCTGGCAGCGGCTGACCGGCGAGGACATCAGCGGCGCCACCCCGCTGTGGGTGAGCTCCGCCACCGACGTCAGCCGCCAGGCCGCCCAGTACCGCAAGGGCCGCGTCTTCCTGGCCGGTGACGCCGCGCACATCCACCTGCCGATCGGCGCGCAGGGCATGAGCGCGGGCGTGCAGGACGCCGTGAACCTCGGCTGGAAGCTCGCCCTGGACATCAGCGGCCGCGCCCCCCAGGGGCTGCTGGACACCTACCACAGCGAGCGCCACCCGGTGGGGCAGCGGATCCTGACCAACACCCTCGCCCAGCGCATCCTCTACCTCGGCGGCGACGAGATCACCCCGATGCGCGAGGTGCTGGCCGAGCTCATGGGCTCCCACGTCTCCGTGCAGCGCCACCTGGCCGGCATGGTCACCGGGCTGGACATCCGCCACGACGTCGGCGAGGGCGACCACCCGCTGCTGGGCCGGCGCCTGCCGGACCGGGAACTGGTCGTCGACGGGGAGAAGATCCCCTTCTACTCGCTGCTGCGCCCGGGGCGGGCCGTGCTCCTGGAGCTCGGCGGCGACCGGGGCCTGCGCACCGCGGCGGCCGGCTGGGCCGACCGCGTCGACCTGGTCGCCGCCGAGTTCGACGGCTGCGAGGCGCCGGTGGACGGCATCCTCGTGCGCCCCGACGGCTACGTCGCCTGGGTCGCCGCCCTGGGGGCCGGCGCCGACGGCCTCACCACCGCCCTGGACCGCTGGTTCGGCCCCACCGCCTGACCCCCCGCCCGGCCCCCGGCCCGGCCCTCCGCCGGGCCGGGCACCCGGCCGGGCACCCCGCCGGGCATCCCGCCGGGCATCCCGTCCGGCATCCGCCCGGTATCCGGCCGGGCATCCCGTCCGATGCCCGGCCGGCACCCCGGCGCGGCCCCGCGCCGCGCCGACCGTGCCGCGACACCCCGTCCGCACCTTGAAGGGAAGCGAAGAAACCCATGCCCATCATCTCCGCCGAGGACAAGCACCTCACCGTCCTGAACCTGTTCACCACGGACACTCCCGAGAAGCAGGGCAAGCTGATCGAGGAGATGACGAAGATCGTCGACGCGGCCACGTACGAGGGCTGGATGTCCTCCACCGTCCACTCCGGCGTCGACTCCCACGGCACCCTCAACTTCATCCAGTGGCGCAGCGGCGAGGACCTGGAAAAGCGGTACGCGGGCGAGGAGTTCAAGCACCGCACGCTGCCGGTCTTCGGTGAGATCACCACCTCGATCCGGCTGATGCAGAACGAGGTCGCCCACACGCTGACCTCCGACGCCCTCGGCGGGAAGATCGAGATCGGCCCCGGCCGCGACGACTACACCGTCTTCACCGTCTTCCCGGTCACCCCCCAGGGCCAGGACGAGGCCCTGGACGCCCTCGGCCCCGGCCAGGCCTTCCTCGCCCAGGTGCCCGGCTTCCGCGCGCACGTCGTCCTCAAGGGGCTGCGCGCCCGCGGCCTGGAGGGCGCCTTCGTCATCTCCTACTCCCAGTGGGACAGCAAGCAGGCCTGGGAGGCCTACCGCGACCAGGCCCCCCAGGACCAGGACGAGGCCCGCAAGGCGGCCGTCGGCCGGGTGCGCGCCGTCGTCGCCGGTGAGCCCTACAGCAACACCTACCAGGTCGTGCACACGCGTTCGGCCGGCGAGTGAGTCCGGCGCGCCGGACGGCGTAGAGGGGCTGCGCATGCCTGGCGGACGTTCGCCCCGCACACCCGGGGCGGGCGTCCGCAGGCATGTGCCCGCCCCAGGGGTGTGCGGCTGCGCCGGACCCCCCGAAGGGCGTGCGGCTCCGCCGGGGCTCAGGCAGGCCCCGTGCGGGGCGCTACCGCCGCACCGCACCGTCGTAGGCGACGGCGTCGTCCCACCCGGCCACCGCGCCGGGCCTGTCCGCGCGCTGCGAGAACCCTTCCGTGCAACCGCCGAGGAGCCAACCCTATGCACAGCACGCTGATCGTCGCCCGGATGGCGGCCGCCTCCAGCAACGACGTGGCGAAGTTGTTCGCCGACTTCGACGCCACCGAGATGCCGCACCGCATGGGCACGCGGCGCCGCCAGCTGTTCTCCTACCGGGGCCTGTACTTCCACCTGCAGGACTTCGACGAGGACAACGGCGGCGAGCTGATCGAGGCGGCCAAGGCCGACCCGCGTTTCGTGGGCATCAGCGAGGACCTCAAGCCGTTCATCGAGGCCTACGACCCCGCCACCTGGCGCTCGCCGGCCGACGCCATGGCCACCCGCTTCTACGACTGGGAGGCCTCCCGTTGAGCAGGCGACGTGTCGTGATCACCGGGATCGAGGTGATCGCGCCGGGCGGGGTGGGCCGGGAGAACTTCTGGAACCTGCTCAGCTCGGGGCGCACCGCGACCCGCGGCATCACCTTCTTCGACCCCGCCCCCTTCCGCTCCCGGGTGGCCGCCGAGGCCGACTTCGACCCCTTCGCGCACGGTCTGAGCCCCCAGGAGGTCCGCCGCCTGGACCGGGCCGCGCAGTTCGCCGTCGTCGCCTCGCGCGGCGCGGTCGCCGACAGCGGCCTGGACGTCGCCGCCCTGGACCCGCACCGCGTCGGTGTCACCGTCGGCAGCGCCGTCGGCGCCACGATGGGCCTGGACGAGGAGTACCGCGTCGTCAGCGACGGCGGCCGCCTGGAGGCGGTCGACCACACCTACGCCGTCCCGCACCTGTACGACTACATGGTGCCCAGCTCGTTCGCGGCCGAAGTCGCCTGGGCGGTGGGCGCCGAGGGCCCCAGCACGGTGGTCTCCACCGGCTGCACCTCCGGCATCGACTCCGTGGGCTACGCCGTGGAACTGGTCCGCGAGGGCTCCGCCGACGTCGTGATCGCCGGCTCCTCCGACGCGCCGATCTCCCCGATCACCATGGCCTGCTTCGACGCGATCAAGGCGACCACCCCCCGCCACGACGAACCCGAGTGCGCCTCGCGCCCCTTCGACAAGACCCGCAACGGTTTCGTCCTGGGCGAGGGCTGCGCCTTCTTCGTGCTGGAGGAGCTGGACAGCGCCCGCAAGCGCGGCGCCCACATCTACGCCGAGATCGCCGGGTACTCCACCCGCTCCAACGCCTACCACATGACGGGGCTGCGCCCCGACGGCGCGGAGATGGCCGAGGCGATCGACCTGGCGCTGGCCGAGGCCCGCCTGAACCCGCAGGCCATCGACTACGTCAACGCCCACGGCTCGGGCACCAAGCAGAACGACCGGCACGAGACGGCCGCGTTCAAGCGCAGCCTGGGCGAACACGCCTTCCGCACCCCGGTCAGCTCCATCAAGTCCATGGTCGGGCACTCGCTGGGCGCGATCGGCTCCATCGAGATCGCCGCCTCGGCCCTGGCCATGGAGTACGACGTCGTCCCGCCCACCGCCAACCTGCACACCGCCGACCCCGAGTGCGACCTCGACTACGTGCCCCTGGTCGCCCGCGACCAGCTGATCGACGCGGTCCTGACCGTCGGCAGCGGATTCGGCGGCTTCCAGAGCGCCATGGTGCTCGCCAGCCCGGAAAGGAGCCTGGTATGACCGCCTCCGTGGTGGTGACCGGCCTGGGCGTCACCGCGCCCAACGGCCTGGGCCTGAAGGACTACTGGGCCGCGACGCTGGGCGGCAAGCACGGCATCGGCCGCATCACCCGCTTCGACCCCACCGGCTACCCGGCCCGCCTGGCCGGGCAGATCGACGGCTTCGAGGCCGACCGGCTGCTGCCCAGCCGGCTGCTGCCGCAGACCGACCGGGTCACCCGCCTGGCGCTGGTGGCCGCCGACTGGGCCCTGGCCGACGCCGGCGCCGACCCCGCACAACTGCCCGAGTTCGACATGGGCGTCATCACCGCCTCCGCCGCCGGCGGCTTCGAGTTCGGCCAGGGCGAACTGCAGGCCCTGTGGAGCCAGGGCAGCCAGTACGTCTCCGCCTACCAGTCCTTCGCCTGGTTCTACGCCGTCAACAGCGGCCAGATCTCCATCCGCAACGGCATGAAGGGCCCCGCCGGCGTCGTCGTCAGCGAAGGCGCCGGAGGACTCGACGCCGTCGCCCAGGCCCGCCGGCAGATCCGCAAGGGCACCTCGCTGATCGTCACCGGCGCCGTCGACGCCTCCCTGTGCCCGTGGGGCTGGGTCGCCCAGCTGGCCGGCGGCCGGCTCTCCACCAGCGACGAACCCGACCACGCCTACCTGCCCTTCGACCGCGACGCCCGCGGCTTCGTCCCCGGCGAGGGCGGCGCGATCCTCATCGCCGAGGACGCGGCCGCCGCCCGCACCCGCGGCGCCCGCCCCTACGGCGAGATCGCCGGCTACGGCGCCACCATCGACCCCCGGCCCGGCAGCGGACGCGAACCCGGCCTGCGCAAGGCGATCGAGACCGCCCTGGCCGACGCCCGGCTGAGCGCCGCCGACATCGACGTCGTCTTCGCCGACGGCGCCGGCGACCCGGCCGGCGACCGCATCGAAGCCGACGCCATCAGCACCGTCTTCGGCGACCGCGGCGTGCCGGTGACCGTGCCCAAGACGATGACCGGACGCCTGTACTCCGGCGGCGCGCCCCTGGACCTGGCCGCCGCGTTCCTCGCCCTGCGCGACGGCGTCATCCCGCCCACCGTGCACATCGACCCGTGCGCCGACTACCCCCTGGACCTGGTCCTGGGCGAGCCGCGCCCGGCCCCGCTGCGCACCGCCCTGATCCTGGCCCGCGGCCACGGAGGCTTCAACTCCGCCATGGCCGTACGCGCCGTATGAGCGGCACACCCGCGCCGCACCACCACCCACGCACCCCGACCGCACGCCGCACGACGAAAGGAACCACCATGGCCACCAAGCTCTTCACCCTCGACGACCTCAAGCGCACCCTGCGCGACGCCGCGGGCGTCGCCGAGGGCGTGGACCTGGACGGCGACATCCTCGACACCGAGTTCGAGGTCATCGGCTACGAGTCCCTCGCCCTGCTGGAGGCCGGCAGCCTCATCGAGCGCGAGTACGGCATCTCCCTCGACGAGGAGGCCGTCGGCGAGGCCAACACCCCCCGCACCTTCATCGAGGTCGTCAACGCCCAGCTCGCGCCCGCCCAGGCCGCCTGAAGGAGCACTCCCATGACCGACACCACCACCCAGCGCGTCGCCGTCATCACCGGCGCCACCAGCGGCATCGGCCTGGCCAGCGCCCGCCTCCTGGGCGCACAGGGCCACCGGGTGTTCATCGGCGCGCGCAGCGCCGACAACGTCGCCGCCACCGTCAAGGAACTCCAGGGCGAGGGCCTGGACGTCGACGGCGCCGTCGTCGACGTCCGCGACACCGCCTCCGTCGACGCCTGGATCCAGGCCGCCGTCGACCGCTTCGGCACCCTGGACGTCGTCGTCAACAACGCCGGCCGCTCCGGCGGCGGCCCCACCGCCGACATCGCCGACGAGCTGTGGGACGACGTCATCGACACCAACCTCAACAGCGTCTTCCGCGTCACCCGCGCCGCCCTGACCCTAGGCGGCCTGCGCGCCAAGGACCGCGGCCGCATCATCAACGTCGCCTCCACCGCCGGCAAGCAGGGCGTCGTCCTGGGCGCCCCCTACTCCGCCTCCAAGCACGGCGTCGTCGGCTTCACCAAGGCCCTGGGCAACGAACTCGCCCCCACCGGCATCACCGTCAACGCGGTCTGCCCCGGATACGTCGAGACGCCCATGGCCCAGCGCGTGCGCCAGGGCTACGCCGCCGCCTACGACACCTCCGAGGAGGCCATCCTCGACAAGTTCCAGGCGAAGATCCCCCTCGGCCGCTACTCCACCCCCCAGGAGGTCGCCGGCCTCATCGGCTACCTGGCCTCCGACACCGCCGCGTCCATCACCTCGCAGGCCCTGAACGTCTGCGGCGGCCTCGGCAACTTCTGACCCCGCCCCTGATTTTTCCGGGCACCCGACCCCGACGAGGAGAAGAGGTCTCATGACGACGCGTGAGGTCGAGCACGAGATCACGATCGGCGCCCCGGCCGCCGCGGTCTACGAAC
This region of Streptomyces ambofaciens ATCC 23877 genomic DNA includes:
- a CDS encoding nuclear transport factor 2 family protein, with protein sequence MTSTVTNDQPATGAGSGSGSGSGSGARAEIAGLLHRYLLSLDDEELDDAWTAGLFTDDAVVAFPVSRHQGADGMAAYHRSALSAFAATQHLGSPAVVELDGPRATLRANLISTHVHHAHHALPQGSLPPLFATGTFVNGEARRTPEGWRLNLLAFRLLWADGSPPPPAR
- a CDS encoding FAD-dependent monooxygenase, which gives rise to MEFYDSDVVVVGAGPTGLMLAGELRLAGVSVVVLDKLAEPIKESRALGFSARTIEEFAQRGLMDRFGEVGVIPVGHFGGVPLDYQVIEGGSYGARGIPQARTEGILGGWARELGAEVRRGYEVTAIEDTGTSVTVEAAGADGSPLSLRARYVVGCDGARSSVRKLAGIDFPGTEPAIELRFADVAGVQLRPRFSGERVPGGMVMVLPMGPDRCRVIYFDSSQPLRTAPEAITFEEVADSWQRLTGEDISGATPLWVSSATDVSRQAAQYRKGRVFLAGDAAHIHLPIGAQGMSAGVQDAVNLGWKLALDISGRAPQGLLDTYHSERHPVGQRILTNTLAQRILYLGGDEITPMREVLAELMGSHVSVQRHLAGMVTGLDIRHDVGEGDHPLLGRRLPDRELVVDGEKIPFYSLLRPGRAVLLELGGDRGLRTAAAGWADRVDLVAAEFDGCEAPVDGILVRPDGYVAWVAALGAGADGLTTALDRWFGPTA
- a CDS encoding antibiotic biosynthesis monooxygenase family protein yields the protein MPIISAEDKHLTVLNLFTTDTPEKQGKLIEEMTKIVDAATYEGWMSSTVHSGVDSHGTLNFIQWRSGEDLEKRYAGEEFKHRTLPVFGEITTSIRLMQNEVAHTLTSDALGGKIEIGPGRDDYTVFTVFPVTPQGQDEALDALGPGQAFLAQVPGFRAHVVLKGLRARGLEGAFVISYSQWDSKQAWEAYRDQAPQDQDEARKAAVGRVRAVVAGEPYSNTYQVVHTRSAGE
- a CDS encoding TcmI family type II polyketide cyclase, with the protein product MHSTLIVARMAAASSNDVAKLFADFDATEMPHRMGTRRRQLFSYRGLYFHLQDFDEDNGGELIEAAKADPRFVGISEDLKPFIEAYDPATWRSPADAMATRFYDWEASR
- a CDS encoding beta-ketoacyl-[acyl-carrier-protein] synthase family protein; amino-acid sequence: MSRRRVVITGIEVIAPGGVGRENFWNLLSSGRTATRGITFFDPAPFRSRVAAEADFDPFAHGLSPQEVRRLDRAAQFAVVASRGAVADSGLDVAALDPHRVGVTVGSAVGATMGLDEEYRVVSDGGRLEAVDHTYAVPHLYDYMVPSSFAAEVAWAVGAEGPSTVVSTGCTSGIDSVGYAVELVREGSADVVIAGSSDAPISPITMACFDAIKATTPRHDEPECASRPFDKTRNGFVLGEGCAFFVLEELDSARKRGAHIYAEIAGYSTRSNAYHMTGLRPDGAEMAEAIDLALAEARLNPQAIDYVNAHGSGTKQNDRHETAAFKRSLGEHAFRTPVSSIKSMVGHSLGAIGSIEIAASALAMEYDVVPPTANLHTADPECDLDYVPLVARDQLIDAVLTVGSGFGGFQSAMVLASPERSLV
- a CDS encoding ketosynthase chain-length factor, whose amino-acid sequence is MTASVVVTGLGVTAPNGLGLKDYWAATLGGKHGIGRITRFDPTGYPARLAGQIDGFEADRLLPSRLLPQTDRVTRLALVAADWALADAGADPAQLPEFDMGVITASAAGGFEFGQGELQALWSQGSQYVSAYQSFAWFYAVNSGQISIRNGMKGPAGVVVSEGAGGLDAVAQARRQIRKGTSLIVTGAVDASLCPWGWVAQLAGGRLSTSDEPDHAYLPFDRDARGFVPGEGGAILIAEDAAAARTRGARPYGEIAGYGATIDPRPGSGREPGLRKAIETALADARLSAADIDVVFADGAGDPAGDRIEADAISTVFGDRGVPVTVPKTMTGRLYSGGAPLDLAAAFLALRDGVIPPTVHIDPCADYPLDLVLGEPRPAPLRTALILARGHGGFNSAMAVRAV
- a CDS encoding acyl carrier protein — its product is MATKLFTLDDLKRTLRDAAGVAEGVDLDGDILDTEFEVIGYESLALLEAGSLIEREYGISLDEEAVGEANTPRTFIEVVNAQLAPAQAA
- the fabG gene encoding 3-oxoacyl-ACP reductase FabG, encoding MTDTTTQRVAVITGATSGIGLASARLLGAQGHRVFIGARSADNVAATVKELQGEGLDVDGAVVDVRDTASVDAWIQAAVDRFGTLDVVVNNAGRSGGGPTADIADELWDDVIDTNLNSVFRVTRAALTLGGLRAKDRGRIINVASTAGKQGVVLGAPYSASKHGVVGFTKALGNELAPTGITVNAVCPGYVETPMAQRVRQGYAAAYDTSEEAILDKFQAKIPLGRYSTPQEVAGLIGYLASDTAASITSQALNVCGGLGNF